From Asterias amurensis chromosome 3, ASM3211899v1, a single genomic window includes:
- the LOC139934626 gene encoding dual specificity protein phosphatase 22-like has translation MVSRCLCCCLGIPTTNLTPGAQKQPFCSLADYFSHKSMGAGMSEIIPGLFVGNFRDAKDQEALRNHNITHIVAIHDHPKGQLPHIEYLCLNSADTPTANISQFFYKSTEFIHNCRVNQGCVLVHCIAGVSRSVTLTVAYLMTVTDHGWRDCLKAVKQARQVANPNFGFQRQLQTFEHTHVGQVRDSMREKFSDSLRERDTEAIQQLLDKCNQGPQQPNQDNEFYPLPHNAYTQPDQHPPP, from the exons ATGGTCTCTCGCTGCTTGTGTTGCTGCTTAGGAATTCCAACGACAAACCTCACACCTGGTGCTCAAAAACAACCGTTCTGCTCATTAGCAGACTACTTCTCCCATAAAAGCATGGGGGCTGGAATGAGCGAG ATTATTCCTGGTCTTTTTGTTGGAAACTTCAGAG ATGCAAAAGATCAGGAGGCATTGCGTAATCATAACATCACACACATCGTGGCAATCCACGACCATCCTAAGGGGCAACTCCCG CATATCGAGTACCTCTGTTTAAACTCAGCAGATACTCCTACTGCAAACAT CTCTCAGTTTTTCTACAAGTCCACTGAATTCATCCACAATTGCAGAGTGAATCAGGGCTGCGTACTTGTGCACTG TATTGCTGGAGTGTCAAGGAGTGTAACGCTGACCGTAGCGTACCTGATGACCGTGACTGACCATGGCTGGAGGGATTGTCTCAAAGCGGTCAAGCAGGCCAGGCAAGTGGCCAACCCTAACTTTGGATTCCAGAGACAGCTTCAGACATTTGAGCACACACATGTTGGACAG GTCAGGGACAGTATGCGAGAGAAATTCTCAGACTCGTTGAGAGAGAGGGACACAGAGGCAATCCAACAACTCTTGGACAAGTGCAATCAGGGACCTCAGCAACCCAATCAAGATAATGAGTTCTACCCTCTACCCCATAACGCTTACACACAACCAGACCAGCATCCTCCACCCTGA
- the LOC139935316 gene encoding dehydrogenase/reductase SDR family member 1-like, whose translation MALPLSGKVCLVTGATRGIGRGIALQLGEAGATVYITGRTLKPKSDGKAGTSGSLTTTAEEIEARGGKCIPVQCDHADDEQVKQLFEQISKEQNGRLDVLVNNAYAAVSLLTEQYGKKFWEVSPNTWDTVNNVGLRCHYIASWYAAKMMVPAKQGLMINVSSPGGLNYLFNVAYGVGKAACDRMAADCAFELKKSNVAFISLWPGAVKTEIFEETILSDKADNFPDGFLDVFQFGESVEYPGKAVACLAQDQNIMKKSGRILLTAELGEEYGFTDIDGSNPLNFRQIKSLLKMSGHPWLAAMTPGFLKIPFWLWSISASKF comes from the exons ATGGCTCTTCCACTATCAGGAAAAGTGTGTCTAGTGACTGGTGCAACTCGAGGCATTGGAAGAGGTATTGCTTTGCAGCTTGGAGAAGCTGGGGCTACAGTTTATATCACAG GTCGCACGCTAAAACCCAAGTCTGATGGAAAGGCAGGAACTTCAGGCTCTTTAACAACAACAGCCGAGGAG ATTGAAGCTCGTGGAGGGAAATGCATCCCTGTCCAGTGCGATCACGCTGACGATGAACAGGTTAAGCAACTATTTGAGCAGATTTCCAAAGAGCAGAACGGACGTCTTGATGTGTTAGTCAACAACGCTTATGCTGCAGTGTCT CTTCTTACAGAGCAATACGGAAAGAAGTTTTGGGAAGTGTCTCCAAATACCTGGGATACCGTTAATAATGTGGGATTAAG ATGTCACTACATCGCCTCGTGGTACGCTGCCAAGATGATGGTTCCAGCCAAGCAGGGGCTGATGATCAATGTGTCGTCTCCCGGTGGTCTCAACTATTTGTTTAATGTGGCTTACGGAGTAGGCAAGGCAGCG TGTGATCGTATGGCAGCTGATTGTGCTTTTGAATTGAAGAAAAGCAATGTGGCTTTCATCTCATTGTGGCCTGGTGCAGTCAAAACAGAAATCTTTGAGGAGACAATATTGTCGGACAAGGCCGACAACTTCCCAGACGGAttt TTGGACGTCTTCCAATTTGGGGAATCGGTTGAGTATCCTGGTAAAGCGGTTGCCTGTCTTGCTCAGG ACCAAAACATCATGAAGAAATCTGGGCGTATTCTCTTGACTGCTGAGCTGGGCGAGGAATACGGCTTCACCGACATTGATGGCTCTAATCCGTTAAACTTCCGACAAATCAAGTCACTTTTGAAAATGTCGGGGCACCCATGGCTGGCTGCCATGACACCAGGTTTCCTGAAGATACCTTTTTGGCTGTGGTCAATTTCTGCTAGCAAGTTTTAG
- the LOC139935032 gene encoding tRNA-specific adenosine deaminase 1-like: MNTNGWKDFVTNVSNLCIRHYNDALPKKGKPQVNREWTLLAAVVQNSAASSERISMTATDGLKVVAMATGSKCIGQNKMSKEGNIINDSHAEVLARRAFIRYLNEQLHFAYSDQQESIFTGPDQNFKCHLKDGVEFYFFTSHTPCGDASIFPKEDPPLTVSSHDESKNETLRKEANVTIEEKDTDFEGTDGDIDFSPGIKRDQDYRKEETPLTVSSSQDESKIKTLRNEADVTFKEKGTDLWGTDCESNFSPGIKRVKDHGKGSEDISSVLPGPSEDFCSSKRIKMEVLTSTTHAEIKVCDRRVPKEWSGETNNEELASNPAKSPKAQTEVAVTSNDIYRTGAKCVPGGPQDLLHHGAEYHRVGLLRLKPGRGDRTLSMSCSDKMARWNVVGYQGALLSHFLDKPVHMKTLIVGKCPYNQAAMERALIGRLQPVSDLPEPYRINVPSIVSSQIAFPDAKDEVQAQFGGNQGKMAPAGSAIIWSRVRCKPLEVSVNGSRQGITTKNLHKVEARCRVCKADMFRSFKDLMQAIPEHQLPLTLRSSKLQSYLDFKQAATVYQEALGRLLHIFDTWVKKPEEYSLFS; this comes from the exons ATGAACACAAATGGCTGGAAGGATTTTGTCACAAATGTGTCAAATTTATGCATTAGACATTACAATGATGCTCTGCCCAAGAAGGGAAAACCACAGGTCAACAGGGAATGGACGTTGCTGGCGGCAGTTGTGCAGAATTCCGCTGCTTCCAGTGAGCGAATTTCAA TGACAGCAACAGACGGCTTGAAGGTTGTTGCTATGGCAACAGGATCAAAGTGTATTGGCCAGAACAAGATGAGCAAAGAAG GGAACATCATCAATGACAGTCATGCAGAAGTTTTGGCAAGAAGAGCATTTATAAG ATACCTAAACGAGCAACTCCACTTTGCCTACTCCGATCAGCAAGAGAGTATCTTCACGGGACCCGATCAAAACTTCAAATGCCACCTCAAGGATGGCGTAGAGTTTTACTTCTTCACGAGTCACACACCTTGCGGAGATGCCTCTATATTCCCAAAGGAGGACCCACCCTTGACTGTCTCCTCTCATGACGAATCTAAGAATGAGACTCTAAGAAAGGAGGCAAATGTTACGATCGAGGAGAAAGATACTGATTTTGAGGGAACTGATGGAGACATCGATTTTAGTCCAGGAATAAAACGAGATCAAGATTATAGAAAGGAGGAGACACCCTTGACTGTGTCCTCCTCTCAAGATGAATCTAAGATTAAGACCCTAAGAAATGAGGCAGATGTTACGTTCAAGGAGAAAGGTACTGATCTTTGGGGAACTGATTGTGAAAGCAATTTCAGTCCAGGAATAAAACGAGTTAAAGATCACGGAAAAGGAAGTGAGGATATCTCATCTGTTTTGCCAGGGCCCTCTGAGGATTTCTGTTCGAGTAAGAGAATAAAGATGGAAGTGTTAACGTCGACAACTCATGCAGAGATTAAAGTGTGTGACCGTAGGGTTCCAAAGGAATGGAGTggagaaacaaataatgaagAGCTTGCATCTAATCCTGCCAAGTCTCCAAAAG CACAGACGGAAGTTGCAGTGACATCCAATGACATCTACCGCACCGGTGCCAAGTGCGTTCCAGGAGGACCCCAAGATTTACTCCACCACGGGGCAGAGTATCACAGAGTCGGCCTCCTTCGTTTGAAGCCTGGACGCGGTGATCGAACGCTGTCCATGTCCTGCAGTGACAAGATGGCGAGGTGGAATGTTGTAGGTTATCAGGGTGCTTTGCTGTCGCACTTTCTGGACAAGCCTGTCCACATGAAGACGCTTATTGTGGGAAA ATGTCCTTACAACCAAGCTGCGATGGAGAGAGCCCTCATTGGCAGGTTACAGCCAGTGTCCGACCTGCCAGAACCCTACCGCATCAACGTACCGAGTATAGTATCATCCCAGATAGCATTCCCTGATGCTAAGGATGAGGTGCAAGCTCAGTTCGGTGGGAACCAGGGAAAGATGGCACCTGCTGGTTCAG CCATCATCTGGAGCAGGGTACGGTGTAAGCCTCTAGAAGTGTCGGTGAATGGTAGCAGGCAAGGCATCACCACCAAGAATCTACACAAAGTAGAGGCCAG ATGTAGAGTATGCAAGGCTGATATGTTTCGATCGTTCAAAGACTTGATGCAAGCTATCCCAGAACATCAGCTGCCACTCACATTGAG GAGTTCTAAACTACAAAGTTACCTTGATTTCAAGCAAGCTGCCACTGTGTACCAAGAAGCTCTGGGTCGCTTACTCCACATCTTTGATACATGGGTCAAGAAACCCGAGGAATATTCACTGTTCAGTTGA